One Methylobacterium oryzae DNA window includes the following coding sequences:
- a CDS encoding portal protein, producing the protein MTDTDAPAIDGEAVDQAGLDREALFRRLRGQYRTDREASAKWREDAREDFDFVAGRQWSTEDEAVLRQQGRPPVTFNRILPVIKAVAGSEVNSRQDIQYLPREIGDAAKNELLTEASRYLADEAEAEDEESDAFVDCAICGMGWVEMRLDYETNPDGAYVEDRINALEMIWDAAARKRNLADARRLFRAKTMDRAEAEALFPEVDPALLDAAWAEDRDGDGEHREIQPGERRIDRPGQDADASSSRVTIVECQWWERARVALVIDPATGEPQEMEPKQAAILTRRAEMLGMPVKVFHRMKRVYRRAFLGAVVLDEGPAPAGDQFSYACLTGDRDHNKGTWFGIVRPMRDPQRFANKWLSQTLDMLNRQSKGGWIMEKGAVPDQRAFEASIAKPGAVSWVSDGALMSARMKEKPLPVLPSGHWQLMEFAIGSIRDTSGVNLELLGQKQNDQAGVLEYQRKQAAMTILATLFDSLRRARKHIGRVRLFFIQSYLSDGRLIRIVGDEGAKVVPLIRDQTMGDFDVVIDDAPASPNQQQIVWQTFTSVLPIIKDMITPQVLLEILPYSPFPASFVAKMRDLLAQSADTPEQEQQKALAVQSAVAKIQDMTAGANLKNAKAGREQALTHQDHASAAVQLAQLLTAPEAAAQAAEAAA; encoded by the coding sequence ATGACGGACACGGACGCGCCCGCCATCGACGGCGAGGCGGTGGATCAGGCTGGGCTCGACCGCGAGGCGCTCTTCCGCCGCCTGCGCGGCCAGTACCGCACCGATCGGGAGGCCTCCGCGAAGTGGCGCGAGGATGCGCGCGAGGACTTCGACTTCGTGGCCGGCCGCCAGTGGAGCACTGAGGATGAGGCCGTGCTGCGCCAGCAGGGCCGGCCGCCGGTGACGTTCAACCGGATCCTGCCCGTCATCAAGGCGGTGGCCGGCTCCGAGGTAAACAGCCGGCAGGACATCCAGTACCTGCCCCGCGAAATCGGCGACGCGGCCAAGAACGAGCTGCTCACCGAGGCCTCCCGCTACCTCGCGGACGAGGCCGAAGCGGAGGACGAGGAATCCGACGCGTTCGTCGACTGCGCGATCTGCGGCATGGGCTGGGTCGAGATGCGTCTCGACTATGAAACCAACCCGGACGGCGCCTATGTCGAGGACCGGATCAACGCGCTGGAGATGATCTGGGACGCGGCCGCGCGGAAGCGGAACCTCGCCGACGCCCGCCGCCTGTTCCGCGCGAAGACGATGGACCGAGCCGAGGCCGAGGCGCTCTTCCCCGAGGTCGACCCTGCGCTCCTCGACGCCGCCTGGGCCGAGGATCGTGACGGTGACGGCGAGCACCGCGAGATCCAGCCCGGCGAGCGCCGCATCGACCGCCCGGGCCAGGATGCCGACGCCTCGTCCTCGCGCGTGACGATCGTCGAGTGCCAGTGGTGGGAGCGCGCCCGCGTCGCGCTGGTGATCGACCCCGCGACCGGCGAGCCCCAGGAGATGGAGCCGAAGCAGGCCGCCATCCTCACCCGCCGCGCCGAGATGCTCGGCATGCCGGTGAAGGTGTTTCACCGGATGAAGCGGGTCTACCGCCGCGCCTTCCTCGGCGCCGTGGTGCTGGACGAGGGCCCTGCCCCGGCCGGCGACCAGTTCTCCTACGCCTGCCTGACCGGTGACCGCGACCACAACAAGGGCACGTGGTTCGGCATCGTGCGGCCGATGCGCGATCCGCAGCGCTTCGCCAACAAGTGGCTGTCCCAGACCCTCGACATGCTCAACCGCCAGTCCAAGGGCGGCTGGATCATGGAGAAGGGCGCCGTCCCCGACCAGCGCGCCTTCGAGGCCAGCATCGCCAAGCCCGGCGCGGTGTCGTGGGTCTCGGACGGCGCCCTGATGTCGGCGCGCATGAAGGAGAAGCCGCTGCCGGTCCTGCCGTCGGGCCACTGGCAGCTCATGGAGTTCGCGATCGGCTCCATCCGCGACACGTCGGGCGTGAACCTGGAGCTCCTCGGCCAGAAGCAGAACGACCAGGCCGGCGTGCTGGAGTACCAGCGCAAGCAAGCCGCCATGACGATCCTGGCGACGCTGTTCGACTCGCTGCGTCGGGCCCGGAAGCACATCGGCCGGGTGCGCCTGTTCTTCATCCAGAGCTACCTCTCGGACGGCCGCCTGATCCGGATCGTGGGCGACGAAGGCGCCAAGGTCGTGCCCCTCATCCGCGACCAGACGATGGGCGATTTCGACGTGGTGATCGACGATGCCCCGGCCTCGCCGAACCAGCAGCAGATCGTGTGGCAGACCTTCACCAGCGTCCTGCCGATCATCAAGGACATGATCACCCCGCAGGTCCTGCTCGAGATCCTGCCGTACTCGCCGTTCCCGGCCTCGTTCGTGGCCAAGATGCGCGACCTGCTCGCCCAGTCCGCCGACACACCGGAGCAGGAGCAGCAGAAGGCGCTCGCCGTGCAGTCGGCTGTCGCCAAGATCCAGGACATGACGGCCGGCGCGAACCTGAAGAACGCCAAGGCCGGGCGCGAGCAGGCGCTCACCCACCAGGATCACGCTTCGGCCGCGGTGCAGCTCGCCCAGCTCCTCACGGCGCCCGAGGCCGCAGCCCAGGCCGCGGAAGCCGCCGCCTGA
- a CDS encoding EAL domain-containing protein yields MHLPSSFLLDNQAAGFVLAAIAICYLSAWLLVHFVHQAETATKVDRKWWMVGTAVVAGTGVWTTHFVAMLGYRTDLLLNYDTTRTLCSALVAIVAVGGPLALSTQCSRAWTSAAAAAISGLGIAAMHLIGMAALKDCAQTQSAGLNVIACLIGAVFMATAQIMARRAYKPLVTVSLIVAAVCGTHFVSIAGTKLVGASSDQLLPIMQLQLGILAATGAATLLFGTLLALVVARRFEGQEAAHARILTTTLQNMSNGILKISGTEIIELYNEKLRSMLMLPPGNLVRGMTLTQFLELTGRANGWDQHRTERVLANHRAWMARSTETQVEHIFEDGRILSIVCQPIDGGAVLTFDDISQEKRAQQEILHLAYHDPLTGLANRRSLIEYMELLYSKEKQFDLLLIDLDRFKAVNDTFGHGIGDRLLVEVAERLRSQIGETGFVARLGGDEMAVITQLGIESVNRLAENIIIEVEKPYDLNDITVVIGCSIGLSGNEDQSSPEELMQRADIALYEAKRHGRGRAARYASGMMEAVAERHALEHDLRLALTEQQFHLAYQPIMSLADDNIVGYEALIRWQHPTRGFVSPASFIPLAEETGLIVPIGAWVLTEACRQAALWHAHQHVAVNVSAIQFRSPMLLAHITSALAESGLPPHRLEIELTETALVEDGRQIVHTLSALRRLGLKIAMDDFGTGYSSLAHLRDLPLDRIKIDRSFVAAALGDNHCMAVVKAITQMARDMNIRTIAEGVEEADQLKFLRRFGCDAVQGYLIGRPERLTTSQPPAMAI; encoded by the coding sequence ATGCACCTGCCGTCCTCATTTCTACTCGACAATCAGGCCGCTGGCTTTGTGTTGGCGGCGATTGCCATATGCTATCTAAGCGCGTGGTTGCTCGTACACTTCGTCCATCAGGCTGAGACCGCGACGAAGGTCGATAGAAAATGGTGGATGGTGGGGACAGCTGTAGTCGCGGGGACAGGGGTGTGGACCACCCACTTCGTCGCTATGCTCGGGTACCGTACTGATCTCCTCCTGAATTACGATACTACTAGAACCCTCTGCTCCGCACTAGTGGCGATCGTCGCGGTGGGTGGCCCATTGGCTCTATCAACGCAATGTTCACGAGCGTGGACGAGTGCAGCAGCCGCAGCGATATCCGGCTTGGGTATCGCAGCCATGCATCTCATTGGCATGGCTGCGTTGAAGGATTGCGCTCAGACGCAGTCGGCCGGTCTCAATGTCATTGCTTGCCTGATTGGCGCAGTTTTTATGGCGACTGCTCAAATTATGGCGCGACGCGCCTATAAGCCACTGGTCACCGTTTCCCTCATAGTTGCGGCTGTCTGTGGGACGCACTTCGTTTCCATTGCCGGCACGAAGCTCGTTGGCGCATCGTCTGACCAGTTGCTCCCAATCATGCAGCTGCAACTCGGTATTCTTGCCGCGACGGGAGCGGCTACGCTGCTATTCGGCACTCTTCTTGCCCTAGTAGTTGCGAGACGTTTTGAAGGACAAGAGGCCGCGCACGCCCGCATTCTCACAACCACCCTTCAGAATATGTCCAATGGCATTCTGAAGATTTCTGGGACTGAGATAATCGAACTATACAATGAAAAATTGCGCTCCATGCTCATGCTACCCCCTGGAAATCTTGTCCGCGGCATGACTTTGACACAGTTTTTAGAGCTTACTGGCCGTGCCAATGGCTGGGACCAGCACCGAACTGAGCGCGTGCTTGCAAATCATCGAGCTTGGATGGCGCGAAGTACAGAAACACAGGTGGAGCATATATTTGAAGACGGACGCATTCTTTCCATTGTATGCCAGCCAATCGATGGCGGCGCGGTATTGACTTTCGATGATATCTCTCAAGAAAAAAGAGCCCAACAGGAAATCCTTCATCTCGCTTACCATGACCCTCTTACAGGGCTCGCCAACCGCCGATCGCTCATCGAATATATGGAATTGCTGTATTCCAAAGAGAAACAGTTTGACCTGCTACTGATCGATCTTGATCGCTTCAAAGCTGTCAATGACACCTTCGGCCATGGTATCGGCGATCGCCTGCTCGTTGAAGTCGCAGAACGACTGCGCTCACAAATCGGTGAGACAGGCTTCGTGGCACGGCTTGGCGGCGACGAAATGGCGGTGATCACCCAATTGGGCATCGAATCGGTGAACCGCTTAGCGGAAAATATTATTATCGAAGTCGAAAAACCATACGATCTAAATGATATCACTGTTGTCATAGGCTGCAGCATTGGCTTGAGTGGAAACGAAGATCAGTCAAGCCCTGAAGAGCTGATGCAGCGTGCCGACATCGCTCTATACGAAGCGAAGCGACACGGACGCGGTCGCGCGGCTCGCTATGCATCGGGCATGATGGAGGCCGTTGCTGAGCGGCATGCCTTGGAGCACGACCTTCGTCTTGCTTTGACCGAGCAGCAATTTCATCTTGCCTATCAGCCCATCATGTCGCTCGCTGATGACAATATTGTCGGCTATGAAGCACTCATTCGGTGGCAGCACCCGACGCGAGGTTTCGTCTCGCCGGCTAGCTTCATTCCACTGGCGGAAGAGACTGGTCTCATCGTGCCGATTGGGGCGTGGGTGTTGACTGAAGCCTGCCGCCAAGCAGCACTTTGGCACGCCCATCAGCATGTCGCCGTGAACGTATCGGCCATACAGTTCCGTTCCCCGATGCTTCTGGCTCACATCACGTCGGCGCTCGCAGAAAGCGGCTTGCCCCCACACCGATTGGAAATCGAACTGACGGAGACAGCGTTAGTCGAGGATGGCCGCCAGATCGTTCACACCCTCTCAGCCCTGCGCCGGCTCGGTTTGAAGATCGCGATGGACGACTTCGGGACAGGATATTCCTCACTGGCTCATCTTCGCGATTTGCCGCTGGACCGGATCAAAATTGACCGTAGTTTCGTCGCGGCAGCGCTTGGTGACAATCACTGCATGGCGGTGGTCAAGGCGATCACCCAAATGGCTCGCGACATGAATATCCGAACTATAGCTGAGGGTGTCGAAGAAGCGGACCAACTAAAATTTCTTAGGCGCTTCGGCTGCGATGCGGTTCAGGGCTACTTGATCGGTCGCCCTGAACGTCTAACAACTTCGCAGCCGCCTGCTATGGCAATTTGA
- a CDS encoding N4-gp56 family major capsid protein yields the protein MSYTAFGQNDPMAVKLWSKKLAAEANKSIDIDPLIGTGDDAVIQEKTETKKGNGDQVTFGLRMQLRGPGFSSSDVAEGNGEQIGVNSDKVTIDELGEVVGVKSENTIDQQRVPFNLRETARAGIADWFQTRRTVCFFNHVCGFTPANQLNGAKKFTANNVVTAATAGRIFRPNGRADDAALTNADGFTLDLIDKAVELAKTGGKNRKVMIRPVVVGGRKLYVLYLASEQVTSLRTNTGAGQWLDIQKAAMAGMQSSKSPIFSGALGEYNGVVLREAQDVTAGVSPDGMSAVPLTRRAVLLGAQAATIAYGKAGGDTRYRWNEELLDHKRNLEVSAWAIWGLKKTTFNGDDFGTIVIPTYAKPVDA from the coding sequence ATGTCCTACACCGCGTTCGGGCAGAACGACCCGATGGCCGTCAAGCTGTGGAGCAAGAAGCTCGCAGCCGAAGCCAACAAGTCCATCGACATCGATCCCCTGATCGGCACCGGCGACGACGCCGTGATCCAGGAGAAGACCGAGACCAAGAAGGGCAACGGCGACCAAGTCACCTTCGGCCTGCGCATGCAGCTCCGCGGTCCGGGCTTCTCCTCGTCCGACGTGGCCGAGGGCAACGGCGAGCAGATCGGCGTCAACTCCGACAAGGTCACCATCGACGAGCTCGGCGAGGTCGTCGGCGTGAAGTCGGAGAACACGATCGACCAGCAGCGCGTGCCGTTCAATCTGCGCGAGACCGCCCGCGCCGGCATCGCCGACTGGTTCCAGACCCGCCGCACGGTGTGCTTCTTCAACCACGTCTGCGGCTTCACCCCGGCCAACCAGCTCAACGGCGCCAAGAAGTTCACCGCCAACAACGTCGTCACCGCGGCGACGGCAGGCCGCATCTTCCGCCCGAATGGCCGGGCCGACGACGCCGCCCTGACCAACGCGGACGGCTTCACCCTCGACCTGATCGACAAGGCGGTCGAGCTCGCCAAGACCGGCGGCAAGAACCGCAAGGTCATGATCCGCCCGGTCGTGGTCGGCGGGCGCAAGCTCTACGTGCTGTACCTCGCCTCCGAGCAGGTCACGTCGCTGCGCACCAACACCGGCGCCGGCCAGTGGCTCGACATCCAGAAGGCCGCGATGGCCGGCATGCAGTCGAGCAAGAGCCCGATCTTCTCGGGCGCGCTCGGCGAGTACAACGGCGTCGTGCTCCGCGAGGCGCAGGACGTCACGGCGGGCGTCTCGCCCGACGGCATGTCCGCTGTGCCGCTGACCCGGCGCGCGGTGCTGCTCGGCGCCCAGGCGGCGACCATCGCCTACGGCAAGGCCGGCGGCGACACCCGGTACCGCTGGAACGAGGAGCTGCTCGACCACAAGCGCAATCTCGAGGTCTCGGCCTGGGCGATCTGGGGCCTGAAGAAGACGACCTTCAACGGCGACGACTTCGGCACGATCGTGATCCCGACCTACGCCAAGCCCGTCGACGCCTGA